From a single Pelobacter seleniigenes DSM 18267 genomic region:
- a CDS encoding polyprenyl synthetase family protein — translation MESVVALLKDEMEAVEGQFRKNLASDVQLIGQVGNYVLSSGGKRFRPMLLLLSARLCNYQGDKHIELAAVVEFIHTATLLHDDVVDSASLRRGNRSANSVWGNQASVLVGDFLFAKSFSMMVGAESLKILKILSDTTTQLAEGEILQLINTCDLDVDEERYLQVVRDKTAILIAAACQVGAVLSGVASEQEAALREFGLEIGTAFQLMDDALDYVAEQKDFGKELGHDLFEGKMTLPLIHAYSAANAEERAEISRIIEAEELISPDLEYVCKLIEEKGGIEYTRSKAVERIEKAKKLLSIFPDSESRQALFTLADYVVSRNK, via the coding sequence ATGGAATCTGTTGTTGCACTTCTGAAAGATGAGATGGAGGCCGTTGAAGGCCAATTCAGGAAGAATCTTGCTTCCGACGTCCAACTGATCGGTCAGGTTGGGAATTATGTCCTTTCCAGTGGTGGCAAGCGCTTTCGTCCCATGCTGCTTCTGCTCAGTGCCCGTCTCTGCAATTATCAAGGCGATAAGCATATTGAACTGGCCGCAGTGGTTGAGTTTATCCATACTGCCACCTTGTTGCACGACGATGTGGTGGACAGTGCTAGTTTGCGGCGTGGCAACCGTTCGGCCAATTCTGTCTGGGGGAATCAGGCCTCGGTGCTGGTTGGCGATTTTCTGTTTGCCAAATCTTTTTCGATGATGGTCGGGGCGGAAAGTCTGAAGATCCTGAAAATCCTTTCTGACACGACGACGCAACTGGCTGAAGGCGAAATTCTGCAATTGATCAATACCTGTGACCTGGATGTCGATGAGGAGCGTTATCTGCAGGTGGTCAGGGACAAAACAGCCATTCTGATTGCTGCCGCCTGCCAGGTTGGGGCTGTCCTTTCCGGCGTTGCTTCCGAACAGGAAGCTGCTTTGCGTGAATTCGGGCTGGAGATCGGGACCGCTTTTCAATTGATGGATGATGCTCTGGATTACGTGGCCGAACAAAAGGATTTCGGCAAAGAACTCGGACATGATCTGTTTGAAGGAAAGATGACCTTGCCGCTGATTCACGCCTATAGTGCGGCCAATGCAGAGGAGCGCGCGGAAATTTCCCGGATCATTGAAGCGGAAGAATTGATCTCTCCTGATCTCGAGTATGTCTGCAAGCTGATTGAAGAGAAGGGCGGCATCGAATATACCCGCAGTAAAGCCGTTGAACGTATCGAAAAAGCCAAAAAACTGCTGTCCATTTTCCCTGACAGCGAATCCCGCCAAGCCTTGTTCACACTGGCCGATTATGTGGTCTCAAGGAATAAATAG
- a CDS encoding PAS domain-containing sensor histidine kinase — MNLHKKVLGAFLLLSLLPLGLLLFNSQHSLRLVEDLLRRRTTEALDSQAAAALEKRAQMVAGQVTAFLHEVEGDLLDLSLLTPSEQQYLDFDWSHQREIWYRRGTNGAPIEVREKILLYSELAYIDARGQEQVRIVDGRPSTNLRNVADPVRTTYKSEDYFRQASRLTSGEIWVSHLNGWYVSRDEQLQGAETPLAAVQGAPYRGVIRFATPIRKDGRLQGVVVLSLDHRHLMEFTQHINPGGEKDVVFPSYASGNYAFMFDDLGWTIVHPKYWDIRGFDPDGNLVPAYTKNTPKDVVRAGRIPFHLLDAGFIHPNYPKAARAVQQGHSGVLDTTNIGGSNKIMAFAPIHYARGDYSRFGIFGGITIGAEIAQFHQPALATSRLIKQQINNYLMQSWLVISVTIMVVIAVAYFLSNSIVRPVLSLTEGTRKMISGNPATQIKVEASSNDEVGVLAESFNTMVEELHGRRQRLMSTLQALRRSRKEIIRERNFKDTVFENIETGLLTFDRDCKVTSANGPACTVLGIERPGPDCVWQDLLGQWPELGEILEGWFVAGRQGQSGPFRSYVAIDRNARNLTYRMALFPLSFRQQAGWLLTIEDITERVNMRQQMARMDRLASLGRMSAGIAHEVRNPLTGVSLLLDELHDRLLGHEADQELIRKALGEIERLETLVTEMLHFSSMPEPHLVFGKIDAVVQDSLFLLRKQCQRQQVKLIEDVPTDLPQLQMDADRLKQVLLNLLNNALDSMPGGGQLEVSVRQQGEQLVLRISDSGYGIPADRLPLVFEPFFTTKGQGTGLGLAISYNIVSDHNGTIDIESNPGEGTTVLVALPLTKPN, encoded by the coding sequence GTGAATTTACATAAAAAAGTTCTTGGCGCTTTCCTGCTGTTGTCGTTGTTGCCGCTGGGTTTGCTGCTTTTCAATTCCCAGCACAGCCTGCGTCTGGTTGAAGATCTGCTACGGCGCAGGACCACCGAGGCTCTCGACAGTCAGGCCGCGGCAGCTCTGGAAAAAAGAGCCCAGATGGTCGCTGGCCAGGTGACGGCTTTTCTGCACGAGGTTGAAGGTGATCTCCTTGATCTGAGCCTGCTCACCCCATCAGAACAACAGTATCTCGACTTCGATTGGTCCCATCAGCGTGAGATCTGGTATCGCCGGGGGACCAACGGCGCCCCTATTGAAGTTCGGGAAAAAATCCTCCTTTACAGTGAACTCGCTTACATTGATGCCCGCGGACAGGAGCAGGTGCGCATCGTTGACGGTCGTCCGTCCACGAACCTGCGCAACGTTGCCGATCCGGTCCGGACCACGTATAAATCAGAAGATTATTTTCGCCAGGCGTCCCGGTTGACGAGCGGTGAAATCTGGGTTTCGCACCTTAATGGCTGGTATGTCAGCCGGGACGAACAGTTGCAGGGAGCGGAGACTCCTCTGGCTGCCGTACAGGGCGCTCCCTACCGGGGGGTGATCCGGTTTGCCACTCCGATCAGGAAAGACGGTCGTCTGCAAGGGGTTGTTGTGCTGTCCCTTGATCATCGCCACTTGATGGAATTTACCCAGCATATCAACCCGGGTGGAGAGAAGGATGTGGTTTTTCCTTCCTACGCAAGCGGTAACTACGCGTTTATGTTCGATGATTTGGGCTGGACCATCGTTCACCCCAAATATTGGGATATCCGCGGCTTCGATCCCGACGGCAATCTGGTTCCCGCCTACACCAAAAATACCCCCAAGGATGTGGTGAGGGCAGGTCGTATCCCTTTTCATCTGCTTGATGCCGGTTTTATTCATCCCAATTACCCTAAGGCCGCCAGGGCCGTCCAGCAAGGTCACTCTGGGGTGCTGGACACGACCAATATCGGTGGCTCCAACAAAATCATGGCCTTTGCGCCGATTCACTATGCGCGTGGAGACTACAGCAGGTTCGGTATTTTCGGCGGCATTACCATCGGGGCCGAAATTGCCCAGTTTCATCAGCCGGCACTGGCCACCTCCCGGTTGATCAAGCAGCAGATCAATAATTACCTGATGCAATCCTGGCTGGTTATTTCCGTAACGATTATGGTGGTTATCGCGGTGGCCTATTTTCTGTCCAACAGCATTGTTCGGCCGGTGCTTTCGCTGACCGAAGGAACGCGAAAAATGATCAGCGGCAATCCAGCCACCCAGATCAAGGTGGAAGCCAGCTCCAACGATGAGGTCGGTGTCCTGGCGGAATCTTTCAATACCATGGTCGAAGAATTGCACGGCCGCCGGCAACGACTGATGAGCACCTTGCAGGCCCTGCGCAGATCACGCAAAGAGATCATCCGGGAGCGCAATTTCAAGGACACGGTTTTTGAAAATATCGAAACTGGACTGTTGACCTTTGATCGCGATTGCAAAGTGACGTCCGCCAATGGTCCGGCCTGTACGGTTCTGGGTATCGAACGGCCCGGCCCGGACTGTGTATGGCAGGACCTGCTCGGGCAATGGCCCGAACTGGGTGAGATCCTGGAAGGTTGGTTTGTCGCTGGCCGGCAGGGGCAGAGCGGACCGTTTCGCAGTTATGTTGCCATAGATCGGAACGCCCGCAATCTGACCTACCGGATGGCCTTGTTCCCCCTCAGTTTCAGGCAGCAGGCGGGATGGCTGTTGACCATTGAAGATATCACCGAACGGGTCAACATGCGCCAGCAGATGGCCCGCATGGATCGGCTGGCTTCACTGGGGCGGATGTCGGCCGGGATCGCACATGAGGTGCGCAACCCGTTGACCGGGGTCAGCCTGTTGCTGGATGAATTGCATGATCGCCTGCTCGGCCATGAGGCTGATCAGGAACTGATTCGCAAGGCGCTGGGGGAAATTGAACGGCTTGAAACCCTGGTCACTGAAATGCTTCATTTCTCGTCCATGCCCGAGCCTCATCTGGTCTTTGGCAAGATCGATGCGGTGGTGCAAGATTCCCTCTTTTTACTGCGCAAGCAGTGCCAGCGCCAACAGGTCAAGCTGATCGAGGATGTCCCCACCGATTTACCGCAACTGCAGATGGATGCGGATCGGCTCAAGCAGGTGCTGCTCAATCTTTTGAACAATGCCCTCGACTCCATGCCTGGCGGCGGACAGTTGGAGGTGTCGGTCAGACAGCAGGGAGAACAGTTGGTCCTCCGGATTTCGGATAGCGGCTACGGGATTCCGGCTGACCGGTTGCCGTTGGTCTTCGAGCCGTTTTTTACTACCAAAGGGCAGGGGACCGGACTCGGTCTGGCCATCAGCTATAATATCGTCTCCGATCATAACGGGACCATTGATATTGAAAGCAACCCCGGTGAGGGAACGACCGTGCTGGTTGCTCTCCCCCTGACCAAGCCGAATTGA
- a CDS encoding sigma-54-dependent transcriptional regulator, whose amino-acid sequence MEKILIVDDEAFIRENLERILAEDGYRPISTASPEEAIQIVGEEEISLVLLDLNLGGSSGLDVLRTMREVDPEILVIIITGYGTVESAVEALKIGAYDYIKKPFKADAIHLIVKLALETQNLRRKVRHLSKDAAGINMVGTSPALLQIFQQIREVAKHETATVLVTGDSGTGKELVARAIHNLSPRSEQPFVEINCGSLPFNLLETELFGHERGAFTDAKNRKIGLFEQADSGTIFLDEIGEMDLSLQVKLLRVLEDRKIRRLGGARNIDINVRIIAATNAELKTAIEHKAFREDLYYRLNVFPIHIPPLRERREDIPHLLEHFLQRFCREFNKPMKGFSRDALDLMTRYHWPGNVRELRNVVERICIMHNVGQIESAHLPREIWGEAPQSELPFNYEIPPEGIVLDDVVGQVEKNLVAKAFRITGGNVAKTARILNVPRGTLRYKLEKYQLVFD is encoded by the coding sequence ATGGAAAAGATATTGATTGTTGATGATGAAGCGTTTATCCGCGAGAATCTAGAGCGGATTCTGGCCGAGGATGGCTATCGACCCATTTCGACCGCCTCTCCGGAGGAGGCCATCCAGATTGTTGGGGAAGAAGAAATCAGCCTAGTCCTGCTTGATCTTAATCTTGGCGGGAGCAGTGGCTTGGATGTTCTGCGCACTATGCGCGAGGTCGATCCGGAAATCCTGGTCATCATCATTACCGGCTACGGGACTGTGGAGAGTGCCGTTGAAGCTCTTAAAATAGGGGCCTATGACTATATTAAAAAACCCTTCAAAGCGGATGCGATTCACCTGATTGTCAAGCTGGCGTTGGAAACCCAGAACCTGCGTCGCAAGGTCAGGCACCTCTCCAAAGATGCCGCCGGTATCAATATGGTTGGCACCAGTCCGGCATTGCTGCAAATTTTTCAACAGATCCGCGAAGTTGCCAAACATGAAACCGCCACCGTTCTGGTCACTGGAGACAGTGGCACCGGCAAGGAGTTGGTGGCCAGGGCTATTCATAACCTGTCACCACGTAGTGAGCAGCCCTTTGTAGAAATCAACTGCGGTTCGTTGCCCTTCAACCTGCTGGAGACGGAACTGTTCGGTCATGAACGGGGAGCGTTTACCGATGCTAAAAATCGTAAAATCGGTCTGTTTGAACAGGCCGACAGCGGCACCATCTTTCTTGATGAAATAGGCGAAATGGACCTCAGCCTGCAGGTCAAACTGCTACGGGTCCTTGAAGATCGCAAAATTCGTCGGTTGGGGGGCGCGCGCAATATCGACATTAATGTGCGGATCATCGCCGCAACCAACGCAGAGTTGAAAACTGCCATTGAACACAAAGCGTTTCGGGAAGATCTCTATTATCGACTCAATGTTTTCCCGATCCACATTCCGCCATTGCGCGAACGGCGGGAGGATATTCCGCACCTTCTTGAACACTTCCTGCAGCGCTTCTGCCGCGAATTCAACAAGCCGATGAAGGGGTTTTCCCGTGATGCCCTCGATTTGATGACGCGCTACCATTGGCCGGGGAATGTCCGGGAATTGCGCAATGTGGTGGAGCGGATCTGTATTATGCACAATGTTGGCCAGATTGAGTCGGCCCATCTGCCGCGCGAGATCTGGGGAGAAGCCCCGCAGAGTGAACTGCCCTTTAACTATGAGATTCCCCCGGAAGGGATTGTTCTGGATGATGTGGTCGGCCAGGTTGAGAAAAACCTGGTTGCCAAAGCGTTCCGCATTACAGGTGGTAACGTCGCAAAAACTGCACGTATTCTGAATGTTCCGCGTGGTACCTTGCGCTATAAATTGGAAAAATATCAGCTTGTTTTTGACTGA
- a CDS encoding mannitol dehydrogenase family protein produces MKRLNNLAQITGEVHSPRYTPESHGVGIVHLGIGAFHRGHMAVYTDDVLAADGGAWRITGVSLRSAGVRDRLTPQNGLYTLVERSEKGEAYRVIGALKDILVAPENPEQVLQRLEDPATRIVSMTITEKGYLRDPASGALMAEHPDVIHDLAHPEQPKTMHGYVVEALARIRQTGRTPFTLLSCDNLPANGSALQRVVVEFAALRDRELADWIAAAVICPNTMVDRIVPATTREDIDRLSRTLGYQDEAPVICEPFSQWVIENSLPKPRPAWEKFGVTFVENVAPYEEMKLRLLNCSHSAMAYLGYLGGFDFIHQVIAEPSYRNFIEGMMREEIVPTLQMPEDVDLQAYCATLIQRFRNTTLGHRTWQIAMDGSLKIPPRILDTLRDRFAQGLPSPRLMLALAGWLRYATGIDEQGQPIEVSDPFAERLRAIADRHQQDIPGYIDAILAVKEVFGSDLPAQDGFRNQLTTALTTLYQHGARQAVAQL; encoded by the coding sequence ATGAAACGATTAAATAACCTCGCTCAGATCACAGGCGAAGTCCATTCACCCCGCTACACCCCGGAGTCCCATGGGGTCGGTATTGTCCATCTGGGAATCGGTGCTTTCCACCGCGGCCATATGGCGGTCTACACCGACGACGTCCTGGCCGCTGACGGTGGCGCCTGGCGAATTACCGGGGTCAGCCTGCGCAGTGCCGGGGTCCGTGACCGACTGACCCCGCAGAACGGTCTCTACACGCTGGTGGAACGGAGCGAAAAAGGAGAGGCCTATCGGGTGATCGGCGCCCTCAAGGACATCCTGGTGGCTCCGGAAAACCCGGAACAGGTTCTGCAACGGCTGGAGGATCCCGCCACCCGTATCGTCTCCATGACCATCACGGAAAAAGGTTATCTGCGTGATCCGGCAAGTGGGGCGTTAATGGCCGAGCACCCGGATGTGATCCACGATCTGGCACACCCGGAGCAGCCGAAAACCATGCATGGTTATGTGGTAGAAGCTCTGGCGCGAATCCGCCAAACCGGGCGCACCCCGTTCACCCTGCTCAGTTGCGACAACCTGCCTGCCAATGGTTCGGCTTTGCAACGAGTCGTTGTCGAATTTGCCGCTCTGCGGGACCGTGAACTTGCTGACTGGATCGCCGCCGCGGTCATCTGTCCCAACACCATGGTCGATCGCATTGTGCCGGCAACAACCCGGGAAGATATCGACCGACTCTCACGGACCCTCGGCTACCAGGACGAGGCCCCGGTCATTTGTGAACCATTCAGCCAATGGGTGATCGAAAACAGCCTGCCAAAGCCGCGTCCGGCCTGGGAGAAATTCGGCGTAACCTTTGTTGAGAATGTCGCTCCTTACGAGGAAATGAAGCTGCGCCTGCTCAACTGCTCCCACTCAGCCATGGCCTACCTGGGCTATCTGGGCGGTTTTGACTTCATCCACCAGGTCATTGCCGAGCCGAGCTACCGCAACTTCATCGAAGGCATGATGCGTGAAGAGATCGTGCCGACCCTGCAGATGCCGGAAGATGTCGACTTGCAGGCCTATTGCGCAACCCTGATTCAACGCTTCCGCAACACCACCCTCGGCCACCGGACCTGGCAGATCGCCATGGACGGATCGCTGAAGATTCCACCGCGGATTCTCGATACCTTGCGCGACCGGTTTGCTCAAGGGCTGCCAAGCCCGCGACTTATGCTCGCCCTCGCCGGCTGGTTACGCTACGCCACGGGAATCGATGAGCAGGGCCAGCCGATTGAAGTCAGCGATCCGTTTGCCGAACGGCTGCGCGCCATTGCCGATCGTCATCAGCAAGATATTCCCGGCTATATCGACGCCATTCTTGCCGTTAAAGAGGTCTTTGGTAGCGATCTTCCTGCCCAGGACGGTTTCCGCAACCAACTGACCACCGCCCTCACCACTCTGTACCAGCACGGCGCCAGACAAGCAGTCGCACAGCTCTGA
- the uxuA gene encoding mannonate dehydratase: MRQTWRWFGPADRTSIDDILQAGVEGVVSALHHIPPGVVWTREEIAKRQEEIACKKDGSPSGLTWEVVESLPVSEGIKKQTGAWREHIEHYKTSLRNLAAQGIEVICYNFMPVLDWTRTDLKWRMPHGGTTMRFDLIDFAAFDIFLLQRAGAAEEFPPEIVAQAEKRFAGMSEQLRQQITENVACGLPGSTEQLTLPDIRRHLAEYDRISPQQLRQHFIDFLAEVAPCAQELGLRLCCHPDDPPFPLLGLPRIVSTEEDYATLLAAVDVPANGITLCAGSLGARADNDLPGMIDRLGDRVHFVHLRNVKREAEGVPTSFHEDEHLRGDTDMVALVQAILRQEDKRRAAGRKDCCIPIRPDHGMDILDDLNRQGQPGYPSIGRLKGLAELRGLITALTHPSITSKG, translated from the coding sequence ATGCGACAAACATGGAGATGGTTCGGGCCGGCGGACAGGACATCGATTGATGATATATTACAGGCTGGAGTTGAAGGAGTTGTCTCGGCGCTGCATCACATTCCGCCGGGAGTTGTCTGGACACGGGAAGAGATTGCCAAGCGGCAGGAAGAAATCGCCTGCAAAAAGGATGGTTCCCCTTCCGGGTTGACCTGGGAAGTTGTTGAAAGCCTGCCGGTGTCTGAAGGCATCAAGAAACAGACCGGTGCTTGGCGTGAGCATATTGAACATTATAAAACCAGCCTCCGGAACCTTGCCGCTCAGGGTATCGAGGTTATTTGTTATAATTTTATGCCAGTTCTGGACTGGACCCGCACCGATTTGAAATGGCGTATGCCTCACGGCGGCACGACCATGCGTTTTGACCTGATCGATTTTGCAGCTTTCGATATCTTCCTGTTGCAACGTGCCGGAGCCGCAGAGGAATTTCCGCCGGAAATCGTGGCTCAGGCCGAAAAACGTTTCGCCGGCATGAGTGAACAGCTGCGCCAGCAAATCACCGAAAATGTCGCCTGCGGGTTGCCGGGATCGACAGAACAGCTCACCTTGCCGGATATTCGTCGGCACTTGGCGGAATATGATCGGATCAGTCCACAACAGCTGCGCCAGCACTTTATCGATTTTTTGGCCGAGGTTGCGCCCTGCGCCCAGGAACTCGGCCTGCGGCTTTGTTGTCACCCGGATGATCCGCCTTTTCCCCTGCTGGGCTTGCCACGTATCGTCTCGACCGAAGAAGATTACGCAACCTTGCTTGCCGCTGTGGATGTCCCCGCCAACGGGATCACGCTCTGTGCCGGCTCGCTGGGAGCCCGGGCCGACAATGACCTGCCGGGGATGATCGATCGGCTGGGCGACCGGGTTCATTTTGTTCATCTGCGCAATGTTAAAAGGGAAGCCGAGGGGGTACCGACGTCGTTTCATGAGGACGAACATCTGCGCGGGGATACGGACATGGTCGCCCTGGTTCAGGCGATTTTGCGTCAGGAAGACAAAAGACGGGCCGCCGGTCGCAAAGACTGCTGCATTCCGATTCGTCCCGACCACGGCATGGATATTCTTGATGACCTGAACCGACAGGGGCAACCGGGCTATCCGTCCATTGGCCGACTCAAGGGGCTGGCAGAATTACGCGGGCTGATCACCGCCCTGACCCACCCCAGCATCACCAGCAAAGGTTAA
- a CDS encoding GntR family transcriptional regulator, producing MNLPQSSSLKQGKSVGPQVYKILRDQIIRGHFAPGKRISESEISRQLNVSRQPVREAFIKLRNDGLVEVRPQRGTFVTKIYIDAVNDARFIREAIEVEIVKLLVQLGDPEHIRLLRELIELQKNSCVADPDEFYQLDEQFHRLLAELAGKSTVWNVVARLKAHFDRVRYLSSSQKPLQRLIDQHENLLDAIARRDLKKAENAIRCHMKEVLIDLPKVVAKQPELFAEQGTTPQS from the coding sequence ATGAATTTACCACAGAGTTCTTCTTTGAAGCAGGGGAAGTCGGTCGGCCCGCAAGTTTACAAGATCTTGCGCGATCAGATTATCCGCGGTCATTTCGCGCCCGGAAAAAGAATTTCCGAGTCGGAAATATCCCGCCAGCTCAATGTCAGTCGGCAGCCTGTCCGCGAAGCCTTTATCAAGCTGCGTAACGATGGGTTGGTTGAGGTTCGCCCGCAACGGGGAACTTTTGTGACCAAGATCTACATCGATGCCGTCAACGATGCCCGTTTCATTCGGGAGGCGATCGAAGTCGAAATCGTTAAATTGCTTGTTCAACTGGGTGACCCGGAACATATCCGGCTGCTCAGGGAGCTCATTGAGCTGCAGAAAAATTCCTGCGTCGCCGATCCTGACGAATTTTATCAGCTCGATGAACAGTTTCATCGATTGCTGGCCGAACTGGCCGGGAAATCCACGGTCTGGAATGTGGTCGCCCGGTTGAAAGCCCATTTTGACCGGGTTCGCTATCTCAGCTCCAGTCAGAAGCCTTTGCAGCGGCTAATCGACCAGCATGAAAATTTGCTTGATGCTATTGCCAGGAGAGACTTGAAAAAAGCAGAAAATGCCATACGCTGCCATATGAAAGAGGTGCTGATCGATCTTCCGAAAGTGGTGGCAAAACAGCCTGAACTATTTGCTGAACAAGGAACAACCCCGCAAAGTTGA
- a CDS encoding TRAP transporter substrate-binding protein, giving the protein MPAAAADMTLKLGHLANEDNTWHKASVKFGEELEALTNGRIKVQVFPNESLGKEMDLINGMQLGTVDMTITGESLQNWAPMAALLAVPYAYKSLEHMDSVAGGEIGEKIKAQIREKARIRPIAYFARGPRDLTSNRPIKTPADLDGLKMRVPNVPLFVDVWKALGAKPTPMAFSEVFTSLQNGTIGAQENPLALIKSASFYEVQKYVNLTEHVRSWIYLTLSELTWNKLSAEDQKNVMEAAKRAQAYERELFLADEKKLVGELEAKGMTFVQVDKKAFAEKAKGAVLAAVKPEIRPIVEDLFNQ; this is encoded by the coding sequence ATGCCCGCGGCAGCCGCGGATATGACCCTCAAGCTTGGGCACCTGGCCAATGAGGACAACACCTGGCACAAAGCGTCAGTCAAATTCGGTGAAGAACTGGAAGCGCTGACCAACGGGCGGATTAAAGTTCAGGTTTTCCCGAATGAATCGCTGGGTAAGGAGATGGACCTGATCAACGGTATGCAGCTTGGCACGGTTGATATGACCATTACTGGCGAAAGCCTGCAAAACTGGGCCCCGATGGCAGCATTGCTGGCGGTTCCTTATGCTTATAAATCTCTGGAGCACATGGACTCTGTTGCCGGTGGTGAAATCGGTGAAAAAATCAAAGCGCAGATTAGGGAAAAAGCCCGGATTCGTCCGATCGCTTATTTTGCCCGTGGCCCGCGGGACCTGACCAGTAATCGTCCGATCAAAACGCCTGCCGATCTGGATGGTCTGAAAATGAGGGTTCCCAATGTGCCGCTGTTTGTCGATGTCTGGAAAGCGCTGGGCGCAAAACCGACTCCCATGGCTTTCTCCGAAGTTTTCACTTCACTGCAGAATGGTACCATCGGCGCCCAGGAAAATCCCCTTGCCCTGATCAAATCAGCAAGTTTTTATGAAGTTCAGAAATACGTCAATTTGACCGAGCATGTTCGTTCCTGGATCTACCTGACCCTCTCCGAATTGACCTGGAACAAGCTTTCAGCGGAAGACCAGAAAAATGTCATGGAAGCGGCCAAACGTGCCCAGGCTTATGAGCGCGAACTGTTCCTTGCCGACGAGAAGAAACTGGTCGGTGAACTTGAAGCAAAAGGGATGACCTTTGTCCAGGTTGACAAAAAAGCTTTTGCCGAAAAAGCAAAAGGTGCTGTTCTGGCTGCTGTCAAACCTGAAATCCGGCCGATTGTTGAAGATCTGTTCAATCAGTAA
- a CDS encoding TRAP transporter small permease produces the protein MQKSLIRSFNAGLIRLTRLLVGLAFGVLIVSVTIQVLGRSGMFDSPVWTEELTRFALLYLTSFGVGLSLLSGDLVNVDIVCTTLPPRVQWFLKLVCSVIMVLLCGFLLEPAWRFTEIGAFQTSPALGWRMTYIHASVLFLMISLGVFALARVASLLLELRNNRETNQ, from the coding sequence ATGCAGAAATCGTTGATACGGTCTTTCAATGCCGGCCTGATTCGACTGACCCGGCTGCTGGTCGGTCTCGCTTTTGGGGTTCTTATCGTTTCAGTCACAATCCAGGTTCTTGGCCGTAGCGGAATGTTCGATTCGCCGGTCTGGACTGAGGAACTGACTCGTTTTGCCTTGTTGTATCTGACGTCCTTCGGGGTTGGTCTGTCACTGCTCAGTGGCGACCTGGTGAATGTCGATATTGTTTGCACCACTTTGCCGCCGCGGGTGCAATGGTTTTTAAAACTGGTCTGCTCCGTCATCATGGTTCTGCTCTGTGGCTTTCTGCTCGAGCCGGCTTGGCGCTTTACTGAGATTGGTGCGTTTCAGACGTCCCCGGCCCTCGGCTGGAGGATGACCTATATCCATGCCAGCGTTCTTTTCCTGATGATTTCTTTAGGGGTTTTTGCCCTGGCCAGGGTTGCTTCCCTGCTACTTGAACTGCGGAATAACCGGGAGACGAATCAATGA